In Massilia forsythiae, one DNA window encodes the following:
- a CDS encoding universal stress protein yields MYRKILITTDGSAVSQHTACAGVKFAQQMGAEVLVLFVAPEYQYPVYVEIVPPAYPSEVEYIEQMQRMGQETMGSVLRSAQECGLKHTCLTAFSDAAALKIVDVAEQQDCDLIFMGSHGRSGWGQLLLGSVTNKVLSQTSKPVLVHRLIREPGS; encoded by the coding sequence ATGTACCGCAAGATTCTGATCACCACGGACGGCTCCGCCGTGTCGCAGCACACGGCTTGCGCCGGCGTCAAGTTTGCGCAACAGATGGGGGCCGAAGTGCTGGTGCTGTTCGTCGCGCCCGAATACCAGTATCCGGTGTACGTCGAAATCGTTCCGCCTGCCTATCCCAGCGAGGTGGAGTACATCGAACAGATGCAGCGCATGGGGCAGGAAACCATGGGATCCGTGCTGCGCTCGGCGCAGGAATGCGGCCTCAAGCATACCTGTCTCACGGCATTCTCCGACGCCGCCGCGCTCAAGATCGTCGACGTCGCCGAGCAGCAGGACTGCGACCTGATCTTCATGGGTTCGCATGGGCGCAGCGGCTGGGGCCAGCTGCTGCTGGGCAGCGTTACCAACAAGGTGCTGTCGCAGACGTCCAAGCCGGTTCTGGTGCATCGCCTCATCCGCGAACCCGGTTCGTGA
- a CDS encoding protein phosphatase CheZ produces MTDAADDFDALFEEVAAQRASAPAPAPAPAPPAAADEDDLEALFDQVAAGAAPAPAVAAVAPAIAAAPAATAPAPAAPAAAAPAAAHAEPADEHEKNMYERLGGIVRVMHDSLRELGYDKALTEASSQIVDAQDRLEYVASLTEQAANKVLNTLDDGMPAQDKLSKQAKDMENRWADLFAGKLSIDQFKSLAGDARQFAQLVSEATEAEKARLLEIMMAQDFQDITGQLIKKVVNITKTVENELAQLLRDSAPADVKEKLAQKQAVQEPAAPLMQGPSVPTAALDQDSVDDLLADLGF; encoded by the coding sequence ATGACCGACGCCGCTGACGATTTCGACGCACTATTCGAGGAAGTGGCAGCGCAGCGGGCCAGCGCGCCGGCTCCTGCGCCGGCCCCGGCGCCGCCCGCTGCCGCCGACGAAGACGACCTCGAGGCATTGTTCGACCAGGTCGCCGCCGGCGCCGCACCGGCGCCCGCCGTTGCCGCCGTGGCACCCGCCATCGCCGCGGCACCGGCTGCCACGGCACCGGCTCCCGCAGCACCGGCTGCCGCAGCACCGGCTGCCGCACACGCCGAGCCGGCGGACGAGCACGAAAAGAACATGTACGAGCGCCTGGGCGGCATCGTGCGCGTGATGCACGATTCGCTGCGCGAACTGGGTTACGACAAGGCGCTGACCGAAGCCTCGTCGCAGATCGTCGACGCCCAGGACCGCCTCGAATACGTGGCTTCGCTGACCGAGCAGGCCGCCAACAAGGTACTGAATACGCTGGACGACGGCATGCCGGCCCAGGACAAGCTGTCCAAGCAGGCCAAGGACATGGAAAACCGCTGGGCCGACCTGTTCGCGGGCAAGCTCTCGATCGACCAGTTCAAGTCGCTGGCCGGCGACGCCAGGCAGTTCGCCCAGCTGGTGTCGGAAGCCACCGAAGCCGAAAAGGCGCGCCTGCTCGAGATCATGATGGCCCAGGATTTCCAGGACATCACCGGTCAGCTGATCAAGAAGGTGGTCAACATCACCAAGACCGTCGAGAACGAACTGGCCCAGCTGCTGCGCGACAGCGCACCGGCCGACGTCAAGGAAAAACTGGCGCAGAAGCAGGCCGTGCAGGAACCGGCGGCGCCGCTGATGCAGGGTCCGTCAGTGCCGACCGCGGCGCTCGACCAGGACAGTGTCGATGACCTTCTTGCCGATCTGGGATTCTAA
- a CDS encoding chemotaxis protein CheA, giving the protein MDEMLKDFVVEAMDLAANVEEHLLRLERDPDNKETLNAVFRSFHTIKGGAGFMGLPALVTACHLTENLFDALRTGAAPVTPAAIEASLQASGFVADQLNDLNNGATPEQLASMPDDLERMLKEAIAGEDAPKAAPAPAMAPAAAAAPAAAAPAPVAAAAPVAPADGVDWEALFMAVVPPGTHVPASRSAPAPQAAVPAAAMPAPSVATVSAIAAAEPAAASPVTASPAAATAGAEHAPARPGWDGAERRADPKPAASAPAKDESIRIDAVKLDALLEVAGESVQAANQAAVLLERLSQFKFEGQAATLMATLTETLERASRYSAELQRATLATRMQPVGRLFQKFPRLVRELAKDLGKDVELTIEGAETEVDRVVVDSLYDPLVHMLRNALDHGVEGPQDRVANGKPAKAFILLKAWQEANSVMIVLQDDGRGMDPGKLRKKAVEKGLIGESAAPSDDEAYQLVFLPGFSTKEVASSVSGRGVGMDVVKTAVEKNRGAIRIDSNLGKGTKFSIRLPIELSIVPTMLVSTSGAQLALPMAVVERVVELPENFMQVGGAPVLKDQGRPLPVRSLAASLGYEVCTERVGIVINAPQPYILAMQAVDGTADLVIKPMTALTVEGITGTARSAEGSLVLVVGLSFLMDGCRGSVRLAA; this is encoded by the coding sequence ATGGATGAAATGCTCAAGGATTTCGTCGTCGAGGCGATGGATCTTGCAGCGAATGTCGAAGAGCATCTGCTGCGACTCGAACGCGACCCGGACAACAAGGAAACGCTGAACGCGGTGTTCCGCTCGTTCCACACCATCAAGGGTGGGGCAGGGTTCATGGGATTGCCGGCGCTGGTCACGGCCTGCCACCTGACCGAGAACCTGTTCGATGCGCTGCGCACCGGCGCCGCGCCGGTCACGCCGGCGGCGATCGAGGCATCGCTGCAGGCGTCCGGCTTCGTGGCCGACCAGCTCAACGACCTGAACAACGGCGCCACGCCCGAACAGCTGGCGTCGATGCCGGACGACCTGGAGCGCATGCTCAAGGAGGCGATCGCCGGCGAGGACGCGCCCAAGGCGGCGCCGGCGCCGGCCATGGCGCCCGCAGCGGCCGCAGCGCCGGCCGCGGCTGCACCTGCGCCGGTCGCGGCGGCAGCGCCTGTCGCGCCGGCCGATGGCGTCGACTGGGAAGCGCTGTTCATGGCGGTGGTCCCGCCGGGCACCCATGTGCCGGCCTCCCGGTCCGCACCGGCGCCGCAAGCCGCCGTGCCGGCCGCCGCCATGCCTGCGCCCTCGGTAGCCACGGTGTCGGCCATCGCAGCAGCCGAGCCGGCCGCGGCAAGCCCGGTGACTGCAAGCCCGGCTGCCGCAACGGCCGGCGCCGAGCACGCGCCCGCCAGGCCGGGCTGGGACGGCGCCGAGCGCCGCGCCGACCCCAAGCCGGCCGCCAGTGCGCCGGCCAAGGACGAAAGCATCCGCATCGACGCGGTCAAGCTGGATGCGCTGCTGGAAGTGGCCGGCGAATCGGTGCAGGCCGCCAACCAGGCCGCCGTGCTGCTGGAGCGCCTGTCCCAGTTCAAGTTCGAGGGCCAGGCCGCGACGCTGATGGCGACGCTGACCGAGACGCTGGAACGCGCCTCGCGCTATTCGGCCGAACTGCAGCGCGCCACCCTGGCGACGCGCATGCAGCCGGTGGGCCGCCTGTTCCAGAAGTTCCCGCGCCTGGTGCGCGAGCTGGCCAAGGACCTGGGCAAGGACGTCGAGCTGACCATCGAAGGCGCCGAGACCGAAGTCGACCGCGTGGTGGTGGACAGCCTGTACGACCCGCTGGTGCACATGCTGCGCAACGCGCTCGACCACGGCGTCGAAGGACCGCAGGACCGCGTCGCCAACGGCAAGCCGGCCAAGGCCTTCATCCTGCTGAAGGCCTGGCAGGAAGCCAACAGCGTCATGATCGTGCTGCAGGACGACGGGCGCGGCATGGACCCGGGCAAGCTGCGCAAGAAGGCGGTCGAGAAGGGCCTGATCGGCGAGAGCGCCGCGCCGAGCGACGACGAAGCCTACCAGCTGGTGTTCTTGCCGGGCTTCTCGACCAAGGAAGTGGCGTCGTCGGTGTCGGGCCGCGGCGTCGGCATGGACGTGGTGAAAACCGCGGTCGAGAAGAACCGCGGCGCGATCCGCATCGACTCGAACCTGGGCAAGGGCACCAAGTTCTCGATCCGCTTGCCGATCGAACTGTCGATCGTGCCGACCATGCTGGTGTCGACCTCGGGCGCCCAGCTGGCGCTGCCGATGGCGGTGGTCGAGCGCGTGGTCGAGCTGCCGGAAAACTTCATGCAGGTCGGCGGCGCCCCGGTGCTGAAGGACCAGGGCCGTCCGCTGCCGGTGCGCTCGCTGGCGGCCTCGCTCGGCTACGAAGTGTGCACCGAGCGCGTCGGCATCGTGATCAACGCGCCGCAGCCCTACATCCTGGCGATGCAGGCGGTGGACGGCACCGCCGACCTGGTGATCAAGCCGATGACGGCGCTCACCGTGGAAGGCATCACCGGCACCGCGCGCTCGGCGGAAGGCTCGCTGGTGCTGGTGGTGGGCCTGTCGTTCCTGATGGACGGTTGCCGCGGGAGCGTGCGCCTGGCCGCCTGA
- the leuC gene encoding 3-isopropylmalate dehydratase large subunit, producing the protein MLKTLYDKLWDSHVVRADADGTTVLYIDRHLVHEVTSPQAFEGLREAGRPLWRTAANLAVADHNVPTTDRRQGIADPTSRLQVETLDGNARSFGLTYFNMNDKRQGIVHVIGPEQGATLPGMTVVCGDSHTSTHGAFGCLAHGIGTSEVEHVLATQTLLAKKSKSMLVQVDGQLPAGVTAKDVVLAVIGKIGTAGGTGYAIEFAGSTIRALSMEGRMTVCNMAIEAGARAGMVAVDQTTIDYVKGRPFAPSGPHWEQAVAYWRTLHTDPGAKFDLVVTLDAAQIRPQVTWGTSPEMVTTIDGRVPDPDQEKDPVKRDAMEKALVYMGLKPNTAIADIRIDKVFIGSCTNSRIEDLRAAAAVVRGHYRASNVKLAMVVPGSGLVKEQAEREGLDQVFKAAGFEWREPGCSMCLAMNADRLEPGERCASTSNRNFEGRQGQGSRTHLVSPAMAAAAGIAGHFVDVR; encoded by the coding sequence ATGTTAAAGACGCTCTACGACAAACTCTGGGATTCGCATGTCGTGCGTGCCGATGCCGATGGCACCACCGTACTGTATATCGACCGTCACCTGGTCCATGAAGTCACCAGCCCGCAAGCCTTCGAGGGCCTGCGCGAGGCCGGGCGTCCGCTATGGCGCACGGCCGCCAACCTTGCCGTAGCCGACCACAACGTCCCCACCACCGACCGCCGCCAGGGCATCGCCGACCCCACCTCGCGCCTGCAGGTCGAGACGCTGGACGGCAATGCCAGGTCGTTCGGCCTGACGTACTTCAACATGAACGACAAGCGCCAGGGCATCGTGCACGTGATCGGCCCGGAGCAGGGCGCGACCCTGCCCGGCATGACGGTGGTGTGCGGCGATTCGCACACCTCGACCCACGGCGCCTTCGGCTGCCTGGCGCACGGCATCGGCACCTCGGAAGTCGAGCACGTGCTGGCCACCCAGACCCTGCTGGCCAAGAAGTCGAAATCGATGCTGGTGCAGGTCGACGGCCAGCTGCCGGCGGGCGTGACCGCCAAGGACGTCGTGCTGGCCGTGATCGGCAAGATCGGCACCGCCGGCGGCACCGGCTACGCGATCGAATTCGCCGGCTCGACCATCCGCGCGCTGTCGATGGAAGGCCGCATGACGGTCTGTAACATGGCGATCGAAGCCGGCGCGCGCGCCGGCATGGTGGCGGTCGACCAGACCACCATCGACTACGTCAAAGGCCGTCCGTTCGCGCCCAGCGGCCCGCACTGGGAGCAAGCCGTGGCCTACTGGCGCACCCTGCACACCGATCCGGGCGCGAAGTTCGACCTGGTGGTGACGCTGGACGCCGCCCAGATCCGCCCGCAGGTGACCTGGGGCACTTCGCCCGAGATGGTCACCACCATCGACGGCCGCGTGCCCGATCCGGACCAGGAAAAAGACCCGGTCAAGCGCGACGCCATGGAAAAGGCGCTGGTCTACATGGGCTTGAAACCCAACACGGCGATCGCGGACATCCGCATCGACAAGGTGTTCATCGGTTCCTGCACCAACTCGCGCATCGAGGACCTGCGCGCCGCCGCCGCCGTGGTGCGCGGCCATTACCGCGCTTCCAACGTCAAGCTGGCGATGGTGGTGCCGGGTTCCGGCCTGGTCAAGGAGCAGGCCGAGCGCGAAGGCTTGGACCAGGTGTTCAAGGCCGCCGGCTTCGAATGGCGCGAACCGGGCTGCTCGATGTGCCTGGCGATGAACGCCGACCGCCTGGAACCGGGCGAGCGCTGCGCCTCGACCTCGAACCGCAATTTCGAAGGCCGCCAGGGGCAGGGCAGCCGCACGCACCTGGTATCGCCGGCAATGGCCGCCGCGGCCGGGATCGCCGGCCATTTCGTCGACGTGCGCTAG
- a CDS encoding entericidin A/B family lipoprotein gives MKNIIALALVALAVSGCNTISGMGRDVQKVGQVITGAGGK, from the coding sequence ATGAAGAACATCATCGCCCTCGCACTCGTCGCCCTGGCCGTCAGCGGCTGCAACACGATCTCCGGCATGGGCCGCGACGTGCAGAAGGTCGGCCAGGTCATCACCGGCGCCGGCGGCAAATAA
- the leuD gene encoding 3-isopropylmalate dehydratase small subunit has translation MEKFIVQEGLVAPLDRANVDTDAIIPKQFLKSIRRTGFGPNLFDEWRYLDHGEPGMDNANRPLNPDFVLNQPRYQGASVLLARKNFGCGSSREHAPWALQQYGFRAIVAPSFADIFFNNCYKSGLLPIVLGEAQVDRLFDAVKAFPGFKLVVDLEKQTVSTPDGAMAFDFPIDEFRKYCLLNGLDDIGLTLRHADDIRAFEERHLHNQPWLANTI, from the coding sequence ATGGAAAAATTCATCGTACAAGAAGGCCTGGTGGCGCCGCTCGACCGCGCCAACGTCGACACCGACGCCATCATCCCCAAGCAGTTCCTGAAATCGATCCGCCGCACCGGCTTCGGTCCCAACCTGTTCGACGAGTGGCGCTACCTCGACCACGGCGAACCGGGCATGGACAACGCCAACCGTCCGCTGAACCCGGACTTCGTGCTGAACCAGCCGCGCTACCAGGGCGCGTCGGTCCTGCTGGCGCGCAAGAATTTCGGTTGCGGCTCGTCGCGCGAGCACGCGCCGTGGGCGCTGCAGCAGTACGGCTTCCGCGCCATCGTCGCGCCCAGCTTCGCCGATATCTTCTTCAACAATTGCTACAAGAGCGGGCTGCTGCCGATCGTGCTGGGCGAGGCGCAAGTCGACCGCCTGTTCGACGCGGTCAAGGCCTTCCCCGGCTTCAAGCTGGTGGTGGACCTGGAAAAGCAGACCGTGTCCACGCCGGACGGCGCCATGGCCTTCGACTTCCCGATCGACGAGTTCCGCAAGTACTGCCTGCTGAACGGCCTGGACGACATCGGCCTGACCCTGCGCCACGCCGACGACATCCGCGCGTTCGAGGAACGCCACCTGCACAACCAGCCGTGGCTGGCCAACACCATCTGA
- the leuB gene encoding 3-isopropylmalate dehydrogenase — translation MKIAILPGDGIGPEITAQAVKVLHALDERFEMESADVGGAGYAAHGHPLPPATLALAKAADAVLFGAVGDYRYDTLERALRPEQAILGLRKELGLFANLRPAILYPELAGASTLKPEVVSGLDILIIRELTGDIYFGKPRGVRTCPDGPFAGQREGFDTMRYAEGEIRRIAHVAFQAARKRGSRVTSVDKANVLETFQFWRDVVTEVHEDYQDVELEHMYVDNAAMQLVRAPKKFDVIVTGNMFGDILSDAAAMLTGSIGMLPSASLDANNKGLYEPSHGSAPDIAGKGIANPLATILSAAMMLRFSLGKVEQAERIDTAVKRVLAQGLRTPDIHEEGTTRVGTEEMGDAVVKALG, via the coding sequence ATGAAGATTGCAATCCTGCCGGGCGACGGCATCGGTCCCGAAATCACGGCCCAGGCGGTCAAGGTCCTGCACGCGCTGGACGAGCGCTTCGAGATGGAAAGCGCGGACGTCGGCGGCGCCGGCTACGCCGCCCACGGCCATCCGCTGCCGCCGGCCACGCTGGCGCTGGCCAAGGCCGCCGATGCGGTGCTGTTCGGCGCCGTCGGCGACTACCGATACGACACGCTCGAGCGCGCGCTGCGCCCGGAGCAGGCGATCCTCGGACTGCGCAAGGAACTCGGCCTGTTCGCCAACCTGCGTCCGGCGATCCTGTACCCGGAACTGGCCGGCGCCTCCACCCTGAAGCCCGAGGTGGTGTCCGGCCTGGACATCCTGATCATCCGCGAACTGACCGGCGACATCTATTTCGGCAAGCCGCGCGGCGTGCGCACATGCCCGGACGGCCCGTTCGCCGGGCAGCGCGAAGGCTTCGACACCATGCGCTACGCCGAAGGCGAGATCCGCCGCATCGCCCACGTGGCGTTCCAGGCCGCCCGCAAGCGCGGCAGCCGGGTGACCAGCGTCGACAAGGCCAACGTGCTGGAAACCTTCCAGTTCTGGCGCGACGTCGTCACCGAGGTGCACGAGGACTACCAGGACGTCGAACTCGAACACATGTACGTCGACAACGCGGCGATGCAGCTGGTGCGCGCGCCGAAGAAATTCGACGTCATCGTCACCGGCAACATGTTCGGCGACATCCTGTCCGATGCCGCGGCCATGCTGACCGGCTCGATCGGCATGCTGCCCTCGGCCTCGCTGGACGCCAACAACAAGGGCCTGTACGAACCGTCGCACGGTTCGGCGCCGGACATCGCCGGCAAGGGCATCGCCAATCCGCTGGCGACCATCCTGTCCGCCGCGATGATGCTGCGCTTCTCGCTCGGCAAGGTCGAGCAGGCCGAGCGCATCGACACCGCGGTCAAGCGCGTGCTGGCCCAGGGCCTGCGCACGCCGGACATTCATGAGGAAGGCACGACCCGCGTCGGCACCGAGGAGATGGGCGACGCGGTAGTGAAAGCGCTGGGCTAA
- the asd gene encoding aspartate-semialdehyde dehydrogenase — protein sequence MKLVGLVGWRGMVGSVLMQRMREEGDFDHIEPVFFTTSNPGGAAPQMAKNETTLKSATDIAELSKCEIIISCQGGDYTTDVFPRLRASGWNGYWIDAASTLRMNDDAVIVLDPVNQHVIKDALQRGVKNYIGGNCTVSCMLIGLGGLFQHDLVEWMTSMTYQAASGGGAQHMRELLTQFGTINAAVKPLLDDPASAILEIDRGVLATQHGLSADETRQFGAPLAGNLIPWIDKDLGNGQSKEEWKAGAETNKILGRGEAFGSAAIPVDGLCVRIGAMRCHSQALTIKLKKDVPLDEIEDIIGSHNQWGKLVPNTREASMRELTPAAVTGGLTIPVGRLRKLAMGPDYLSAFTVGDQLLWGAAEPLRRMLRIVLDQS from the coding sequence ATGAAATTAGTAGGTCTGGTAGGTTGGCGCGGCATGGTCGGATCGGTCCTCATGCAGCGCATGCGCGAAGAGGGCGATTTCGACCACATCGAGCCGGTATTCTTCACGACGTCGAACCCGGGCGGCGCCGCCCCGCAGATGGCGAAGAACGAAACCACGCTGAAGAGCGCCACCGACATCGCCGAACTGTCCAAATGCGAGATCATCATCTCCTGCCAGGGCGGCGACTACACGACCGACGTGTTTCCGCGACTGCGCGCCAGCGGCTGGAACGGCTACTGGATCGACGCCGCCTCGACCCTGCGCATGAACGACGATGCGGTGATCGTGCTCGACCCGGTCAACCAGCACGTGATCAAGGACGCGCTGCAGCGCGGCGTCAAGAACTACATCGGCGGCAACTGCACCGTGTCGTGCATGCTGATCGGCCTGGGCGGCCTGTTCCAGCACGACCTGGTCGAGTGGATGACCTCGATGACCTACCAGGCCGCGTCCGGCGGCGGCGCCCAGCACATGCGCGAACTGCTGACCCAGTTCGGCACCATCAACGCCGCCGTCAAGCCGCTGCTGGACGATCCGGCATCGGCCATCCTGGAAATCGACCGCGGCGTGCTGGCCACCCAGCACGGCCTGTCCGCCGACGAAACCAGGCAATTCGGCGCGCCGCTGGCCGGCAACCTGATCCCCTGGATCGACAAGGACCTGGGCAACGGCCAGTCGAAGGAAGAGTGGAAGGCTGGCGCCGAGACCAACAAGATCCTGGGCCGCGGCGAGGCCTTCGGTTCGGCTGCGATCCCGGTGGACGGCCTGTGCGTGCGCATCGGCGCCATGCGCTGCCACTCGCAGGCGCTGACCATCAAGCTCAAGAAGGACGTGCCGCTGGACGAGATCGAGGACATCATCGGTTCGCACAACCAGTGGGGCAAGCTGGTGCCGAACACGCGCGAAGCCTCGATGCGCGAGCTGACCCCGGCGGCGGTGACCGGCGGCTTGACCATCCCGGTCGGGCGCCTGCGCAAGCTGGCCATGGGACCGGATTACCTGTCAGCCTTTACCGTCGGCGACCAGCTGCTGTGGGGCGCAGCCGAACCGCTGCGCCGCATGCTACGCATCGTGCTGGACCAGTCATAG